TATCCTTGAAATAAATTGTGACAGTTCCAACAAGGCAACTGAGTTTATTAGTGTGGGATATAGCAACAATTTATAAATTACAACAAATTTCACATCCCACGAAGTCACCAAATCCCTTCCTTGGACATTTTCAGAAAACGGGACAGTGTAAGGCTAGGAATCTCCAACGGACCCGATTTTTTCTTCTGTATCTTTGTCGTCTTCACCGATTTCGAGCCTCTACTTTGTGTCTCTGTAACTGAGATCAAGTCATAGAACTGTTCCACATAGGAACAAAATCGCGAGTGAGATTGCTATTTTATTCACAAATATGACCTCAGTATCTTACAGCAAGAGGAAGAGGCAACACAATATTGTCATAACAGATGTAACACTGAAATTTCCATCCCTCATGAATCCTAGGCATATAACCTAAAAGAGTAAAAGCCCTTTTGGCTGGTTGCCTACATGATTGTCACTAATTAAATCAAATTTTCATTCTATATTTTATGGATGGTGAATATTACTGTCATTTTGGGGGTTGGCACTTGGCAGTTGGCAGTCTAGGCCTGGTCCACATTTAAGCAAGCCCATGTTTTAAGCCGAGTTAGAGAGGAGGGAAGGGGAGGTACACTTTCCATAAGTGTTAGCACTGGAACTCGAATCTGAGAACTTCAATTCACCAAGTGGATTTCCCACCACTATGCCAAACTTGGGTATGCACATCTTCATTTAGTCATAACATGGACATGCAAGTTATCTCACACTTCATATAACTTTTGACAATTTTTGTGGATGTCAACCAGTGTAGTTGGTAAAGTCTTGAGGGGGTGGTACCCAAAACCTGGGATTGAATCCCGTCTACATCATTTGTCgtcttgcaccaaaaaaataaataaataacttccaACAATTTTTTAATTCCAAATTATGACCATGAAAATATAGAATAGATCCTATTCtgtttataattttaaaatatcctCCTCATTTCCGAACTTCCTTCTTAAACCCATAAGGCCATAACCATTTAAATTCCCAAGAAGTTACTTATAACAAGCTCCATTAAAAAATTCCAGGAGGGTGGGAGGGGGGAGGGGGGGTACATAAGGTTTAACGCATACTAACTATCATGGACCTGGAATTCAGTGGCTTTCTGAGGTTTAACACATCAACTATACAAGGTTACTTTAAATACCGTTTTCACACCAGATCACTTTAAACCACCCATATCGGGCATTTAAATTTAACCATTTGGCAAACTGTCCGAGGTCTTTCTAGCACCTATCACTGAGATGCTAATCTTTGAATGAAGGAGCCAAATAAGACAACATTGTCTCTACCAAAAAAGCTAAATGTGCATCAGTTGTAGAGGCTATTACCTCGCACACACCATGAAGCAACAACCTGTGGAAAGGATCTTGGACCTGAAGCAACAGAACTTCAGAATCATTGCCGTTCCCAATAAATGCGCGTATGCGGTTCTGGAAAGGAAGAAAATAAAGCATCAGAAAATTGCAAGACAAGGAACATGTTAGTGGGGACTGACAAGGGCTGGGGAAGCTGAGTACCAATAACAACTTTGCCAATACGACAATTACTGCTATTCACAAAGGGCTTTCTCATTTAAAACTTAGACGTGctacaaataaacaaaaacaagaacAAAAGCTTACTGCTATTCAGAAACTACTCAAACAACTATAGGCTGAAATagatcccaaaaaaaaaaaccctaattcagagtaaaaaaaaatctaaattcaATATTATGCCTTCCAGTGGTATTACTAGTTCAAAACAAGAGGAGCCTGTGTCCTCTCCAACAGATGCAGCTTTTtctttattgaaaaaattagCTATTTGAACATGAATGATCATTTTCAAACCAAGACTTCTCACACTTCTACTAAGTTCCCTGCAGAAACATAAACAAATTATTCTCCTACTGAAAACAAAGTTCACCTATGTTAGGATTAATATCAGCGAGTTCATTCCTCTGCCATAAGGAATAACAAAACCAAAGGCGTTATGTTGTTGTTGGTTTGACAAAGTTGTCTCTTTACACTTTAGAGAATGCGTATCCCAGAAGAAAGTCAGAATTTTGTTTCCCAAAACATGTATTGTAAACAATATGATAAACTGTGAACCTATTATTCACCACCTCTAACATGTACAACTAGATAATGGAACAATTGATGTTCGCCACATACCACACTTGAACTATGTACCAGAAATGTTAGAACACTTATACTGTGTTTGCATAGCAAGACAAAAGGGGAGGGGAGGGAAAGAAAAGAACGGGAACGGGAAAGAAAGGAAGGCATGAGGTGGAGCAAGAACAACCTGAAACAAAGGGCCCACACGCTTAGGAGGGCCTCGATCAAAGTGCATCGGCCAAAAAGAACAAAGGCTAGCTAATCCTACAGAATTTAAATGGCCTTAAACAATTTTTATGACAGCAAGTGAGCTCAAACCAAACTTGCGGGGGCTTGTTTGATATGTGGTAATCAAGTAAAGCAATCTGAACCTCTGATTCCCTTAGAACATGTATGGTTGGTGATTTTGAAAATTACTTTTCCCTTTAATTAGTGTTAGTTCCCTCAACTCCCTCAACCTTGATTACCACACCCCCGCTCGGGACTTACATAACCCCTAAAAGCTCCTATACACCATGACTACCATTGGCCCACCTTGACCACCACCCTAAACACCATCCTAATCCTATATCCACCACCAAACAACCCTCACAACACCAATCCGTAGCTTGATCCTACCACTCCAACCACCGTGGCTCCATCAGCGCCACCAACAACCCGGCCCATCAGCTTCACAAACAGCCCATCTCAATCCCTCCTCCCATCAAAAATCCTACCCCACTACCACCACCCCCACTAACAGCCGTACAACTAGCCTTCCATCCTACCCATATCAGCCAAAAGAATCTCCAACACATCCCATGAAGTCATGAACCACCTAGATAACCACCTCCACAGCCAACAACCACAACCATCAATTGTGTgtagagagagggagagagaaagattaAGATTTAAGACATACCCTTTATATATGAAATAAAGTTTTAGAGTCTAGATGGTTGAAATTGGCCAAAAAATCTCGCACTTTTATGGTCGAATTAAGCCAAATAAGCCTTTCTTATTGTTGGAAAGGggtcatgttttattaattttggtGTTTTGTCTTCAAAATGTGATTACGATGTCCTTATATGAGATGGAAGCAGCGACATCAATGGATGACGGAGAAGAAAGATGGTAGTGGAGGAGGTTATGAAGGGGAAGAGGTGGAAATAGTAGTGGTGAGCAATAGAGGATGAAGATAAAGGTGGTTGAAAGAGAGAATAACACGAGGAATGTGGATATTGAAAGAAAATACCAACCGAACAGATATGATGTGTAATGATTTCAGTTTCTCACTTTCCCCtttgaaacaaaaatatatatttaagtTCCCTTTCATGTTTCTTTTCCCCTAGTTTCCCTTTCTCTATTGAGAACCAAGTGGGAAAAATAGTCAAAACTAACATCACTCTTTTATCTCATAAACGAATGGGAAAAATATAAGCACAAAACTTCTATTGAGAAATACAAAATAAACAGTATGGCACAATACCTCATAGCCCTCGATGAGCTCAGGGAGAAAGCTACGTCGAAAAGCTTCCCTTGTTCGACAATCAATTTTATGCCATGCATTCATGACAGCCGTTTTGTCAGCGTCAACGTGGGTTTTACGCTTCTGAGAGCTTTGTCTAATGGACTCCAAAATGCTAGCCTACAAGAATACTTATACACGTGAAAAAGTTGTTGGAAATAGTATATTCATTTGAAGTTGCATAGTTTGGGAAACTAGTGCTGCTAAATTAGTATATTCAAAGTTGTTGCAAACAACTCTTTCTGTGTAATGTGTAATCTAGCTTTACATCCTTACTCTTCAAAATTAAGGACTCATACGACGAACAATATTTTAGACAAATAATTGCATATAATTGTCAACAATTGGAAACTGGAAGCAAGAACATTCAAGATTACACAAACATAGCCTTAAAAATCTTGAATTCCTGTCTTAAGGCACAAATTTATTACCTTAGATGAATCTTTATGGAAAGAAGCGAGTAAGGGTTGTATGAGATGGAAAGCGAGTAAGGGTGGTATGAGATGGAAAGAAAATGACCTCTTTATCCATGTCTGTGTTCCTAACTTTGTCCCAATCCCCCACATTGGCCATGCAAAACGATGACAATGGAACCTCCTCACCTGCAACAAACCATACATCAATAACAGGAAAAGAAGCCAGTTACAACCCACCCATCAGGGAATGTTAACTAAGCACCTCCTAACTAATGTCCACTCATGAGTCACATACAtcaacataaaaattaaaatcacaaATTATTAGCCCGGTATCACGAGCAAACAACTTCCTAGCAAAGCTCTTCTTCAGAAGCAATTGGTAATTCTTTGAGTAACCAGACTACCAAAGAAGCATCCCAAGATCTAAACTCTAACACTTTATTTGGATAAGTTGAAAtggagagaaagggagagaagGGAAAGGGAGCAACGTGTTCCCTTGTTTGGATAAGGGGTTGGGGGCAGGCAGGGGAGGGACAGGGAGCTCCTCATTTAATAAACAGCCATCCCTCCAaaattggagagatttggaggGGAAATGAGGAGCTTCACCTTTCGTCTCCCTTTCTTTTCCCTCCCCTCCCTTTCTTTTGCCTTTTATCTTGTTATCTAAACAAAGAGTGAACTTGCGGGTTCAGggcctaaaaataaaaataaaatctaaaTATGAAGCAACTTACCCCAGGGTGGTGGAGCAAACAATCCCCTAATTTCTTCGGCATTAAGACGAGGGACGAGCTCCATCAAAAGTCGGTCATTCAATAATCTTCGTGATCGTCGATTGCCAACCTGCATCAAGTTCGAAAGAAAAATGCAGAGAGCAATAAGTGTGTTGAGATTAATAGCTACTCAGCGGATAGTGCAGACAAAGCACTTAATTGGCCAGGGTGTGGGAAGTATATTTTACAACAGCTAAATAGTTAAGGAAGATAAAGAGTGAATTTGAAGTTATTAAGAAAAGCCAAAAAGTGAATTAAGCTTATTAGAGATCGTAGTCCCTAAAAACTATCAAAGAAAAGAGTCAAAGAAGATGCAAGTAATGC
This sequence is a window from Spinacia oleracea cultivar Varoflay chromosome 1, BTI_SOV_V1, whole genome shotgun sequence. Protein-coding genes within it:
- the LOC110805083 gene encoding uncharacterized protein isoform X2 is translated as MAAQNIIQNDKDLLLYTSIFGDDEGGTVKSRGALIEKKIEMLEGLASNVGNRRSRRLLNDRLLMELVPRLNAEEIRGLFAPPPWGEEVPLSSFCMANVGDWDKVRNTDMDKEASILESIRQSSQKRKTHVDADKTAVMNAWHKIDCRTREAFRRSFLPELIEGYENRIRAFIGNGNDSEVLLLQVQDPFHRLLLHGVCEFYDLISVTETQSRGSKSVKTTKIQKKKSGPLEIPSLTLSRFLKMSKEGIW